One genomic window of Falco peregrinus isolate bFalPer1 chromosome 18, bFalPer1.pri, whole genome shotgun sequence includes the following:
- the G6PC1 gene encoding glucose-6-phosphatase catalytic subunit 1 — METTMNHLHDTGIQATRWLQERFQGSQDWFLFISFAADLRNAFFVLFPIWFHLSEPVGIRLIWVAVIGDWLNLVFKWILFGERPYWWVHETDYYSNTSAPEIQQFPLTCETGPGSPSGHAMGAAGVYYVMVTALLSTAMGKKQSRTLKYWVLWTVLWTGFWAVQVCVCLSRVFIAAHFPHQVIAGVISGMAVAKTFQHIRYIYHASLRQYLGITFFLFSFALGFYLLLRVLGVDLLWTLEKAQRWCTHPEWVHIDTTPFASLLRNLGILFGLGLALNSHMYLESCRGKQGQQLPFRLGCIAASLLVLHLFDAFKPPSHMQLLFYILSFCKSAAVPLATVGLIPYCISQLLAVQHKKGV; from the exons ATGGAGACCACCATGAACCACCTGCACGACACGGGCATCCAGGCAACGCGCTGGCTGCAGGAGCGCTTCCAGGGCTCCCAGGACTGGTTCCTCTTCATCTCCTTCGCCGCCGACCTCAGGAATGCTTTCTTCGTCCTCTTCCCTATCTGGTTCCACCTCAGCGAGCCAGTGGGCATCAGGCTGATCTGGGTGGCCGTGATCGGTGACTGGCTCAATCTCGTCTTCAAGTG gaTCCTCTTTGGGGAGAGACCGTACTGGTGGGTCCACGAGACCGACTATTACAGCAACACCTCTGCCCCAGAGATCCAGCAGTTCCCACTCACCTGCGAGACCGGCCCCG GGAGCCCCTCTGGCCACGCCATGGGCGCAGCAGGCGTGTACTATGTCATGGTGACAGCCCTCCTCTCCACTGCCATGGGGAAGAAGCAGTCGAGGACACTCAAATACTG GGTGCTGTGGACGGTGCTTTGGACGGGGTTCTGGGCAGTTCAGGTCTGTGTCTGCCTGTCCCGGGTCTTCATTGCTGCCCACTTCCCCCATCAGGTCATCGCAGGGGTCATCTCAG GGATGGCCGTGGCCAAGACCTTCCAGCACATCCGCTACATCTACCACGCCAGCCTCCGCCAGTACCTGGGCATcaccttcttcctcttcagcttCGCCCTGGGCTTCTACCTGCTGCTGCGGGTGCTCGGCGTGGACCTGCTCTGGACTCTGGAGAAGGCGCAGAGGTGGTGCACCCACCCCGAGTGGGTCCACATCGACACCACCCCCTTTGCCAGCCTCCTCCGTAACCTGGGCATCCTCtttgggctggggctggccctCAACTCCCACATGTACCTGGAGAGCTGCCGGGGgaagcagggccagcagctgcccttcCGCCTGGGCTGCATCGCCGCCTCCCTCCTGGTCCTACACCTCTTCGATGCCTTCAAGCCACCCTCCCACATGCAGCTGCTCTTCTACATCCTCTCCTTCTGCAAGAGCGCAGCCGTGCCACTGGCCACCGTCGGCCTCATCCCCTACTGCATCTCGCAGCTCCTGGCCGTGCAGCACAAGAAGGGTGTCTAG